From Natronincola ferrireducens, the proteins below share one genomic window:
- the spoVAC gene encoding stage V sporulation protein AC: MSRQKYKKLTPTQQQYQIFAKDREPKRPAFKNSIKAFLVGGTICTIGQALQMMYIKYFNFTQENAGNPTVATLIIIAVLLTGLGVYDRIAQWAGAGTAVPVTGFANTVSSAAIEHRSEGFVLGVGGNMFKIAGPVITYGVFSAFIVALIKIIIKELGGI, encoded by the coding sequence ATGTCAAGACAAAAATATAAGAAACTAACCCCAACACAACAGCAGTATCAAATTTTTGCTAAGGATAGGGAACCAAAACGTCCAGCCTTTAAAAATTCAATTAAGGCCTTTTTAGTAGGTGGAACGATATGTACTATAGGTCAAGCCCTGCAAATGATGTATATAAAATATTTTAACTTCACACAAGAAAATGCAGGAAATCCAACGGTAGCTACATTAATTATTATAGCGGTTCTATTAACAGGATTAGGGGTGTATGATCGTATTGCTCAATGGGCTGGTGCAGGAACGGCTGTGCCGGTTACAGGCTTTGCCAATACCGTATCCTCAGCTGCAATAGAGCATAGAAGTGAAGGTTTTGTGTTAGGGGTGGGAGGAAATATGTTTAAGATAGCTGGTCCAGTTATTACATATGGTGTATTCTCTGCCTTTATAGTAGCCCTCATAAAAATTATCATCAAGGAATTAGGTGGGATATAA
- a CDS encoding DUF421 domain-containing protein, whose protein sequence is MKDWIEILIRSVALFFLTFSFIRIMGKKPAAKMTTFQLVNYIVIAILAALISVKMVTSFRLGLVAFGVWVLLPILLNFLGVKSKIVYDFIHGRETVLVKKGKVMEENLKKTKLTGDELIRELRSKNAFNLGDVEFAVLEATGEVNVVFKTDKRPITPHDLEWKVAPQTQTQTIILDGNILHDSLNAVDLNEGWVKTQLKGMGVDLTNVFIGQVNGSGDLYVDLFDDMIQLPQPTVKEMLYSSIEKSQGDFVKYALETQNQEAKRMYTTNAHKLEELMEQLRPYLLR, encoded by the coding sequence ATGAAGGATTGGATAGAGATTCTAATAAGATCTGTAGCACTATTTTTTTTGACCTTTTCCTTTATAAGAATTATGGGAAAAAAACCTGCTGCAAAAATGACTACCTTCCAGCTGGTTAATTACATAGTTATAGCTATATTAGCAGCCTTGATTTCAGTAAAGATGGTTACAAGTTTTAGATTAGGGTTAGTAGCCTTTGGGGTATGGGTTTTACTTCCGATTCTTTTAAACTTTTTAGGTGTAAAGAGCAAAATTGTCTATGATTTTATCCATGGTAGAGAAACAGTCTTGGTGAAAAAGGGTAAAGTAATGGAAGAAAATTTAAAAAAGACAAAATTAACTGGAGATGAGTTGATCAGAGAGCTAAGGTCTAAAAATGCTTTTAATTTAGGGGATGTAGAATTTGCAGTTTTAGAAGCAACTGGGGAAGTAAATGTTGTTTTTAAAACAGACAAAAGACCCATCACTCCCCATGATTTAGAGTGGAAGGTAGCACCCCAAACTCAGACCCAAACAATCATTTTAGATGGCAACATTTTACATGACTCCTTAAATGCTGTGGACTTAAATGAAGGCTGGGTTAAAACCCAATTAAAGGGCATGGGTGTAGACTTAACCAATGTGTTTATTGGGCAGGTTAATGGCAGTGGAGATTTGTATGTGGACTTATTTGATGACATGATTCAGTTGCCTCAACCTACTGTTAAAGAAATGCTTTACTCCAGTATAGAGAAAAGTCAAGGGGATTTTGTAAAATATGCTTTAGAGACCCAAAACCAAGAGGCAAAAAGGATGTATACCACCAATGCCCATAAATTAGAAGAATTAATGGAACAGTTAAGACCATATTTATTACGTTAG